The DNA segment CAAGAGCGCGACAATCTTCCACAACGGTGCTCCATCCCTCATAAAGAGATGGCTGAACGACCGCCATACTCCGGCGTATTAACTGTATCTGGTCTTCCCGAGGAACTGTTCCGAGGATATGCACCCGATGGGAGATGTTCAGACGGTTAATGTAACGTTTTAATGTTGGCATGTAATCGGCAGTACGGTAATCATTTGTCGCACCGGTGCAAACCAATTGTACCTCCACTCCCCGCGCCTGGAGAATGGCGATCGCCTCCATCAAGGTGCTGTGATTCTTATGCAGCCAAAACTGGTTGCAACAGATTAAAAACCGTTCAGGCAATCCATATCTTTTTTGCACATAGACTGGATCTGTCTGATACCATTCCCCTTTGGGGATGGTATAAAAAGACAGCACCCTTGTTTCCGCCGCTGATTGTGGAAAACAACGATGAAAAATAGCTTGCGAAGATCTACTGGAAAAAACAATGAGCCTTGCCAACTTAGCGATTTTTTGAATCGCTTGATCACGTTGTAAACGTTCCGTTACCGAAAAAAATTCAGGAAGTTCCTGATGTTGAAAATCGGGGATCCAAGAAGCGGAACAGACATCTGACAACACATCAAGATTTACGGGAAAAATAAAGTCCAGATATACATAGAGTTCAGATTCAGAAGAAAACTGCATAATCCTGGAATGTTCGAAACCCATATCCTCTTTACGGGCGCCAACGAGGGCAATGCCGTCAAAATAGGATAAAAAGCTTAGATGTAGGCTAAAATCCTCTCTCTGATCATCACGAACGATCAATAGTACTTGTGGTCGTTCATCCTCGGACAGCAACGCAACGGCGCGAACAAGCAGTTCAATATAAGAAACGCCGCCAAGCCAGCCTTTTCCGCCGATAATCGGGATGCCTACCTTCAGATCTCGGATCATACTTATCTCCTTTTATCCCCTGTACTCTAGCGACTAGGTCTCCAGTAGTTGTTTACAAACCAGTCGCAGTACCGCTTGATGCCTTGTTCTAACATAATAGTCGGCTGAAAGCCCAGTCGACTTATCTTCGATATGTCCGCCTGCCAACGCATCGGATCACCTACCCGGACAGAACCTGTGAAGCAAACGGGCTTTTCAACCTGTAAACACCTTTTGATCAATGTAACCAATGTTCGGATGGGAACCTCGCTTCCGCTGGCGATGTTAAATACACCTGTCTCACCATGAGTAAGCAATGTGTCGATCGCTAAGGCGATGTCTGCCACGTGGATAAAATCCCGGCTCTCCTCTCCCGTTCCAAAGACCTCAACAACATCCACGCCCGGGGTTAGTAGCTTCCGGCAGAGATCGAAGACTACCTGTTTGCGCAGGCCTTCCCCATACGCTGAAAAAACCCGTAGAGTAAGACCTCGGATACCATAACAACGAGAGTATTCTTCGACAACTTTTTCCGACATCCACTTATGGTAACCATAAGGAGAAAGGGGCGCCACTGGCGCCAACTCCGCCACCGGCAACTGGGGTGGGTTGCCATACACGGAGGCGCTTGAAACCAGAACAAAAAAGCAATGATCGGCTGCGGTGCGTAATGTTTCCAGCACGAAGGCGCATGTACTCGGGGAGTTCAAAAAATCCTCATAGGGGGCCTCGTAGGAAACCGCCACTGAGGAAGTCCCTGCACAATGAATCAGCACAGTTGGGCGAAAGCTACATACTCTTTCGACAAACCTGCTGTCAGGTAAGGTCATCTCACACCGTTCCCACACGCAAGGACTTGTATCACTGAACTTTCGGCTTAAGGCAAGAACAGCATGGCCCTGTTCCGAAAAGTAATTACAAAAAAAAGAGCCAAGAAAGCCATTTGCGCCGGTTACCAAGATGCGGTCTCGACCGTTCATATTGAGTTCCGGATTGCAAAGCCGACTCCGTATCCAATTTCCCGGAATTCAAAGCCCGATAAAAAAGGATACCTGAGTAACAGATCGACCCAGACCCTATTTAAATAGGGGTGTCCGGGGTGGGCAATGTCATCAAAGATCAATATGCCTCCCTCGGACAAATAGGGGATAACATTATCTAAGTCACGCAAAGCGCCCTCTTCGGAATGATCTCCATCAACCGTAATAATGTCATACGTCTTTTCTGGATGATTTTTGAAAAATTCAGGAACGGTCACGCTACTGTCTCCATCAATAAAGGTGACTTCTCCCTGAAAACGGTGTTTCGTCAACTCATGCCGAACAAAATCTGGACCTGGGTTCTCCATTCCGGCATAGTCCTGTATCCACATGTCAAAGGCGACGATCTCCATATCTGGACATGCACGGGCAGCGGTACAGACGGTACGACCTCGTCGAACTCCTATCTCTAAGTAGTTGCGCGGCTTCAGTGTTTTAACTGCGGCATAGAGTACATTTACGATGTCCATATATCTCCAATGCCGGCCAAAACGGCGAACACATTCCCGGTAGTAGGCATCGAGATAGCCAGTATAGTCATCATTGACTAATTCATGATGAAACAGAAGGATCTCTTGCCATGTTTCCGGCGCCATAGCAATCTCTGCCAACGTGTTTGGATTTAAAATAACCGGTTTATAATACTTCTTTTCTTGTTCAAAGACACTTTGGAGCATGCTCATTCCCCCAAAATCAGCACCAAATCAATAGTTGTTCATCACTTACTGTTGGCGTTTGTCTCATACCCTAGTCGGATGAGCACATCACCAGCAACCTCATGAAAAGCTCTACGGTTGCTTACCGAAAAATGGTTTATCCAATCGCCGGATATGCCCTTCCTGACAAAGGTATTGTACGCAAAGGTTTTATCCAAGGCACTACGCAGCCGCTCCTTGCTGTTCGCTCGAATAGCCCGCTCGATAATTTCCTTCTCAACGACCATATTCAACTTGTCTAAAGTGTTGGACAGGGTTTCAGCGGGGTTCGCTAATAGTTCCTCATAGCGAACCAAACGGGCATCAGTCTCCAACCATTCTAGAACATATTTTTTCCATTCTGAGGCTACATTGACCACATAGTCTTCAAAAGGCACATCAAACTTTGTATATATCCCATTTTTTACACAAAAATCGCGTTCAAAAAAGTACTTAGATACCACGACGTCCCGACCATCGCGAACCAAGTGGATTACCTTGCTTCCCTGCGGATGCAGGGACGAGCCCGGTTTTTCATGGCTTTTGATCACACAGTTCTCCGAGATATTTAAGGAAGCCGCACCAACGTACCAAGGATGTTTGTTCACTGCAAAAGCGTCATACCCGTCCTGGACGTAGATATCTCTTTTATCGAGTGACAATGCATCACCCAACAAACTAACAAACCATGTCCCACCTGACTTAGGGTATTCAGCTACGATAATTCGATTCATTCTAACCCTCCCTCATAAAAAAGTTGCGAGGCATCTACGAAAGAATCTGAACTCTGCATTCCCCAGGAAGATCGCAGAGGCCGTGATGCTGTAGTTGTACAGGATCTCCCTGCTTTTTGAAGACAATAGCAAACGAACCGGCGTTTTGAACATTGGCGAGTCGTAACACGCTCCCCTCCAAGTCCTGATGCGGCATCATACCTCGGCGGTTATACGTAGCGCTATCCAAGGCCGCCAATGCAACCATAAAGGTATATTCCCCCACTGCCAAATCAAAACGAATAGCCTGACAAAAACGTATCCGAGAACCCTTTCTAACTTTTCGGGGTACAGAGGTTCCATACTGAAGTGTGTTCTTACCGTGCACGATAATTCCTTTATCGTTGTGAATGACCAACCCGCCAATCGGCACCTCAATATCCCGATTAATCTCGAACTCATAATAAAAAACTCCTTGTTGTCCCTGGGAAAAAACCTGACAAGGTTGTCCACCTTGGTCACAGATTGCAACCCGAGTACAAAAGGCCCATCCATTTCCAATATTGTCTTTT comes from the Heliomicrobium gestii genome and includes:
- a CDS encoding NAD-dependent epimerase/dehydratase family protein, coding for MNGRDRILVTGANGFLGSFFCNYFSEQGHAVLALSRKFSDTSPCVWERCEMTLPDSRFVERVCSFRPTVLIHCAGTSSVAVSYEAPYEDFLNSPSTCAFVLETLRTAADHCFFVLVSSASVYGNPPQLPVAELAPVAPLSPYGYHKWMSEKVVEEYSRCYGIRGLTLRVFSAYGEGLRKQVVFDLCRKLLTPGVDVVEVFGTGEESRDFIHVADIALAIDTLLTHGETGVFNIASGSEVPIRTLVTLIKRCLQVEKPVCFTGSVRVGDPMRWQADISKISRLGFQPTIMLEQGIKRYCDWFVNNYWRPSR
- a CDS encoding sulfotransferase domain-containing protein, coding for MNRIIVAEYPKSGGTWFVSLLGDALSLDKRDIYVQDGYDAFAVNKHPWYVGAASLNISENCVIKSHEKPGSSLHPQGSKVIHLVRDGRDVVVSKYFFERDFCVKNGIYTKFDVPFEDYVVNVASEWKKYVLEWLETDARLVRYEELLANPAETLSNTLDKLNMVVEKEIIERAIRANSKERLRSALDKTFAYNTFVRKGISGDWINHFSVSNRRAFHEVAGDVLIRLGYETNANSK
- a CDS encoding class I SAM-dependent methyltransferase, which encodes MLQSVFEQEKKYYKPVILNPNTLAEIAMAPETWQEILLFHHELVNDDYTGYLDAYYRECVRRFGRHWRYMDIVNVLYAAVKTLKPRNYLEIGVRRGRTVCTAARACPDMEIVAFDMWIQDYAGMENPGPDFVRHELTKHRFQGEVTFIDGDSSVTVPEFFKNHPEKTYDIITVDGDHSEEGALRDLDNVIPYLSEGGILIFDDIAHPGHPYLNRVWVDLLLRYPFLSGFEFREIGYGVGFAIRNSI